The proteins below are encoded in one region of Shewanella algae:
- a CDS encoding homogentisate 1,2-dioxygenase: MPFYVKQGQVPNKRHIAFEKPSGELYREELFSTHGFSNIYSNKYHHNMPTKALTVEPFELSHGEVWQDSLVQNYKLDSKQADRQGHFFCARNKIFFNQDLAIYTARVTEDTELFYRNAYADEVVFVHEGEGELLSEYGKLKVQKWDYLVIPRGTTYQLKFKDYSNVRLLVIESFSMVEIPKHFRNDYGQLLESAPYCERDIRVPELTEARVEQGEFPLVSKFGDKYQLTQLEWHPFDLVGWDGFVYPWAFNITEYAPKVGKIHLPPSDHLVFTAHNFVICNFVPRPYDFHPKAIPAPYYHNNIDSDEVLYYVDGDFMSRTGIEAGYLTLHQKGVPHGPQPGRTEASIGKKDTYEYAVMVDTFAPLQLTTHVQSCMSTDYNRSWLEG, from the coding sequence GCAGGTTCCCAACAAGCGCCATATCGCATTTGAGAAGCCATCCGGTGAACTCTACCGTGAAGAGCTGTTTTCAACCCATGGCTTTTCCAATATCTATTCCAACAAGTATCACCACAATATGCCTACCAAGGCGTTAACCGTTGAGCCTTTTGAGCTCAGCCATGGTGAAGTGTGGCAGGACTCCCTGGTACAGAACTATAAACTGGACAGTAAACAGGCCGACAGACAGGGGCACTTCTTCTGTGCCCGCAACAAGATTTTCTTCAATCAGGATCTGGCGATTTATACTGCCAGAGTCACCGAGGATACCGAGCTGTTCTACCGCAATGCCTACGCCGACGAGGTGGTATTTGTCCACGAGGGTGAAGGCGAGCTCTTAAGTGAATACGGCAAGCTCAAGGTGCAAAAGTGGGACTATCTGGTGATCCCCCGCGGCACCACCTATCAGTTGAAATTCAAGGACTACAGTAATGTGCGCTTGTTGGTGATCGAATCCTTCTCCATGGTGGAGATCCCCAAACACTTTCGCAATGACTATGGCCAGTTGCTGGAGTCGGCGCCCTATTGCGAGCGGGATATCCGGGTACCCGAACTGACAGAGGCCAGGGTCGAGCAAGGGGAGTTCCCTCTGGTCAGCAAGTTTGGCGACAAGTATCAGCTGACTCAGCTGGAATGGCATCCTTTTGATCTGGTGGGTTGGGACGGTTTTGTCTACCCCTGGGCCTTCAACATCACAGAGTACGCGCCCAAGGTAGGCAAGATTCACCTGCCCCCATCGGATCATCTGGTGTTTACCGCCCACAACTTTGTTATCTGCAACTTTGTTCCCAGACCTTACGACTTCCATCCCAAGGCGATCCCGGCACCTTACTACCACAACAATATCGACAGTGACGAGGTGCTCTACTATGTGGATGGCGACTTTATGAGCCGCACCGGCATAGAAGCCGGTTACCTGACACTGCATCAAAAAGGCGTGCCTCATGGGCCACAGCCCGGGCGCACCGAAGCCTCCATCGGCAAGAAAGACACCTATGAATACGCCGTTATGGTGGACACCTTTGCCCCGCTGCAGTTAACCACCCATGTGCAAAGCTGCATGAGTACTGATTACAACCGCTCCTGGCTCGAAGGCTGA
- the hppD gene encoding 4-hydroxyphenylpyruvate dioxygenase, with amino-acid sequence MASEKNPLGLLGIEFTEFATPDSDFMHQVFIDFGFSMLKKAKDREIFYYKQNDINFLLNKERQGFSAEFAKHHGPAICSMGWRVEDANYALQLAVSRGARPADQAHTDLPYPAIYGIGDSLIYFIDRFGEQDNIYKTDFVDLPAPVIVPEKGFMEVDHLTNNVHKGTMEQWSDFYKDIFGFTEVRYFDISGVQTALVSYALRSPDGSFCIPINEGKGDDKNQIDEYLREYNGPGVQHLAFRTRDIVASLDAMEGTSIETLDIIPEYYDTIFDKVPQVTENRDKIKHHQILVDGDDSGYLLQIFTKNLFGPIFIEIIQRKNNLGFGEGNFKALFESIERDQMKRGVL; translated from the coding sequence ATGGCAAGCGAAAAGAATCCACTGGGACTGCTCGGTATCGAATTCACCGAGTTTGCAACCCCGGACAGTGATTTCATGCACCAGGTCTTTATCGACTTTGGTTTCTCCATGCTGAAAAAAGCCAAGGACAGGGAGATTTTCTATTACAAGCAGAATGACATTAATTTTCTGCTCAACAAGGAGCGTCAAGGCTTCAGCGCCGAATTTGCCAAGCACCATGGCCCGGCCATCTGCTCCATGGGGTGGCGGGTAGAAGATGCCAATTATGCCCTGCAACTGGCGGTATCCCGCGGCGCCCGTCCGGCGGATCAGGCCCACACTGATCTGCCCTACCCGGCAATCTATGGTATAGGCGACAGCCTGATTTACTTCATCGACCGTTTCGGCGAGCAGGACAATATCTACAAGACAGACTTTGTCGACCTGCCAGCCCCTGTGATAGTCCCAGAAAAAGGCTTTATGGAAGTGGATCACCTGACCAACAATGTCCACAAGGGTACCATGGAACAATGGTCTGATTTCTATAAGGATATCTTCGGATTCACCGAAGTGCGTTACTTCGATATCAGCGGCGTACAAACCGCCTTGGTCTCCTACGCCCTGCGCTCTCCCGATGGTAGCTTCTGTATCCCCATCAATGAGGGCAAGGGTGACGACAAAAACCAGATTGATGAGTACCTGCGCGAATATAACGGCCCGGGCGTGCAACATCTGGCGTTCCGCACCCGGGATATCGTCGCCTCGCTCGATGCCATGGAAGGAACCTCAATCGAGACCCTGGACATCATCCCTGAATACTACGACACCATCTTCGACAAGGTGCCTCAGGTGACTGAAAACCGTGACAAGATAAAGCATCATCAAATTCTGGTGGACGGGGATGACAGTGGCTACCTGCTGCAGATCTTCACCAAAAACCTGTTCGGCCCCATCTTTATCGAGATTATTCAGCGCAAGAACAACCTCGGCTTTGGCGAGGGTAACTTCAAGGCGTTGTTCGAATCCATCGAGCGCGATCAAATGAAGCGTGGCGTGCTGTAA
- a CDS encoding LysE family translocator, whose product MQDYALLAAFIPTFFFVSVTPGMCMTLAMTLGMSIGVRRTLWMMLGELVGVALVALAAVLGVATVMLKHPMIFQGLKYLGGAYLIWLGINMWRAKGKMANLDQPRSIKRTALISQGFVTAIANPKGWAFMISLLPPFINLQQPMAPQLTALIGIIMCTELICMLAYANGGKSLRLFLSRGNNVRLLNRIAGSLMLGVGVWLALG is encoded by the coding sequence ATGCAAGACTACGCCCTGCTCGCCGCTTTTATTCCAACCTTTTTCTTTGTTTCCGTTACCCCGGGAATGTGCATGACCCTGGCCATGACACTGGGGATGAGCATTGGGGTGCGCCGCACTCTGTGGATGATGCTGGGTGAACTCGTGGGGGTCGCCCTGGTGGCTTTGGCGGCCGTGCTGGGCGTGGCCACGGTTATGTTGAAACATCCGATGATCTTCCAGGGGCTCAAATATCTTGGCGGTGCCTATCTTATCTGGCTCGGCATCAATATGTGGCGGGCCAAGGGCAAGATGGCCAATCTGGACCAACCCAGAAGTATCAAGCGCACAGCGTTGATCTCCCAAGGCTTTGTCACCGCTATTGCCAATCCCAAGGGCTGGGCCTTTATGATTTCCTTGCTGCCTCCCTTTATTAATCTGCAGCAACCTATGGCACCGCAACTGACGGCACTCATCGGCATTATCATGTGTACCGAACTCATCTGCATGCTGGCCTATGCCAATGGCGGCAAGAGCCTGAGGCTGTTTTTGAGCCGTGGCAACAATGTCCGCCTGCTCAACCGGATAGCCGGCAGTCTGATGCTGGGGGTCGGTGTCTGGCTGGCGCTGGGTTAA
- a CDS encoding GNAT family N-acetyltransferase, whose amino-acid sequence MDNKHWQWRFAASIDEIPAAEWDLCLAEDGKTEPDNPFCRHAFLKALEQSGSVCAAAGWQPMHLQLFCNDRRLAVMPLYLKEHSWGEYVFDWAWADAYQRHGEAYYPKLVCAIPFTPVTGPRLGIAPEARAAAADIQQALGKLFWQLLESYSSWHWLFVSKGQLESLRHLPQTLVREGTQFHWFNRGYSNFDDFLARLNSKRRKNILKERRALAGLQFVWLRGDELQDWHWQLFYRCYRQTYLKRSGHRGYLQPDFFKQLGKLMAAEVRLLLVHRLGEAPQQALACALYLQGKDTLYGRYWGALEEIPALHFEACYWQGIDYCIENGLSCFNAGAQGEHKLIRGFECVTTYSLHGIAHPGFREAIADFCQTEAGNNRLYQAQLQQALPYKKGD is encoded by the coding sequence TTGGACAATAAGCACTGGCAGTGGCGTTTTGCCGCCAGCATTGATGAGATCCCCGCCGCCGAGTGGGATCTGTGTCTGGCTGAAGATGGAAAAACAGAGCCGGACAACCCTTTTTGCCGACATGCTTTTTTGAAGGCGCTGGAGCAAAGTGGCAGTGTTTGCGCCGCAGCCGGCTGGCAACCCATGCATTTACAGCTGTTTTGCAACGACAGGCGTTTGGCTGTGATGCCTCTCTATCTCAAGGAGCACTCCTGGGGCGAATATGTGTTCGACTGGGCCTGGGCCGATGCCTATCAGCGCCACGGTGAAGCCTATTATCCCAAGCTGGTCTGCGCCATTCCCTTTACGCCTGTCACCGGCCCAAGACTCGGGATAGCGCCTGAGGCCAGGGCGGCGGCCGCTGATATCCAGCAGGCGCTGGGGAAACTGTTTTGGCAACTGCTCGAAAGCTACTCCTCCTGGCATTGGCTGTTTGTCAGCAAGGGGCAACTCGAGTCATTGCGGCATTTGCCCCAGACCTTGGTGCGGGAAGGAACGCAGTTTCATTGGTTTAACCGGGGTTACAGCAACTTTGATGATTTTTTGGCGCGGCTCAACTCCAAACGGCGCAAGAATATTCTCAAAGAGCGCCGCGCCTTGGCTGGCTTGCAGTTTGTCTGGCTCAGGGGCGATGAACTGCAAGATTGGCACTGGCAGCTTTTCTATCGCTGCTATCGGCAAACCTATCTGAAACGCTCCGGCCACCGGGGATATCTTCAGCCCGACTTTTTCAAGCAACTCGGTAAGTTGATGGCGGCCGAGGTGCGTTTGCTCCTGGTGCACCGCTTGGGCGAAGCGCCGCAGCAGGCGCTGGCATGCGCGCTTTATCTGCAGGGGAAAGATACTCTTTATGGCCGCTATTGGGGCGCACTTGAGGAGATCCCGGCGCTGCATTTCGAAGCCTGTTACTGGCAGGGGATAGACTACTGTATCGAGAACGGCCTCAGTTGCTTCAACGCCGGTGCCCAGGGGGAGCACAAGCTTATCCGCGGCTTTGAGTGTGTCACCACCTATTCGCTGCATGGCATAGCGCATCCGGGCTTTCGGGAGGCGATAGCCGATTTCTGTCAAACAGAGGCCGGCAACAACCGCTTGTATCAAGCGCAGTTGCAGCAGGCCTTACCCTACAAAAAGGGCGATTAA
- the ggt gene encoding gamma-glutamyltransferase, with product MRLIKPLIFAVALALPAASTLSYSPQATANESSIYSEMATAQPVWAKHGMVSSQEALASRIGVDILKQGGNAVDAAVAVGYALAVTLPRAGNIGGGGFMLVHLAKENKTIAIDYREMAPSKAHRDIFLDDKGNAVNKLSREHGLAVGVPGTVMGMELALSKYGTMKREQVIAPAIKLARDGISVTSDLANSLDGVKRRISQWPSSAAIFYKADGSSFVPGEIIKQPELAHSLELIAKQGSKGFYQGETAEKLVSAIQAAGGIMTLEDLNNYQAIERQPVRGHYRGYEVVSMPPPSSGGIHIIEILNILEQYPIHDLGHNTAATLHLMAEAMRRAYADRSEYLGDPDFYPVPVKALLSPDYAQTLAKSIDSKHATPSSQVKPGKLAPYESDQTTHYSVVDKWGNAVSNTYTLNFSYGSGLVADGTGILLNNEMDDFSAKPGTPNGYGLVGGEANSVQGNKRPLSSMSPTMIMKDGQPFLVTGSPGGARIITTVLQIIMNVIDHDLNIAEASFAPRMHHQWLPDEIRVERSLNGDTIALLEAMGHQVKVKSSMGSTQSIMVTEEGKFGASDPRRAGSEAAGY from the coding sequence GTGCGTCTGATAAAACCGCTGATCTTCGCCGTCGCTCTGGCTCTGCCTGCAGCCTCCACCCTGAGTTACAGCCCACAAGCTACCGCCAACGAATCCTCGATTTACAGTGAAATGGCCACAGCCCAGCCCGTTTGGGCCAAGCATGGCATGGTTTCCAGCCAGGAGGCACTGGCTTCCCGTATCGGGGTGGATATTCTCAAGCAAGGCGGCAACGCAGTAGATGCAGCAGTGGCCGTGGGTTATGCCCTGGCAGTGACTTTGCCCCGGGCAGGCAATATAGGTGGCGGCGGTTTCATGCTGGTACACCTGGCGAAGGAAAACAAGACCATAGCCATAGACTATCGGGAGATGGCGCCTTCCAAGGCCCACAGGGATATCTTCCTCGATGACAAGGGCAATGCGGTCAATAAACTCAGCCGCGAGCACGGCCTGGCGGTAGGCGTTCCCGGCACTGTGATGGGCATGGAGCTGGCCCTGTCCAAGTATGGCACCATGAAACGGGAGCAAGTGATAGCCCCGGCGATCAAACTGGCGCGGGATGGGATCAGCGTTACTTCAGATCTGGCCAACTCCCTCGATGGGGTTAAGCGCCGCATCTCCCAATGGCCAAGCTCTGCCGCCATCTTCTACAAGGCAGATGGCAGCAGCTTTGTACCGGGCGAAATCATCAAGCAGCCTGAGTTGGCTCACTCGCTGGAGCTGATTGCCAAACAGGGCAGCAAAGGATTTTACCAAGGGGAAACCGCCGAGAAACTGGTGAGTGCCATTCAGGCCGCCGGCGGCATCATGACCCTTGAGGATCTCAACAACTATCAGGCCATAGAGCGCCAGCCGGTGCGCGGACACTATCGAGGCTATGAGGTGGTTTCCATGCCGCCGCCATCATCGGGTGGCATCCATATCATAGAGATCCTCAACATTCTCGAGCAGTACCCCATCCATGATCTGGGCCACAACACCGCCGCCACTTTGCATCTTATGGCCGAGGCCATGAGACGGGCCTATGCCGATCGCAGCGAGTATCTCGGCGATCCGGATTTCTATCCTGTGCCGGTCAAAGCCCTGTTGAGCCCGGATTATGCCCAGACATTGGCCAAGAGCATCGACAGCAAGCACGCCACCCCTTCAAGCCAGGTCAAACCCGGCAAACTGGCCCCCTATGAAAGTGACCAGACAACTCACTACTCGGTCGTGGATAAATGGGGCAATGCGGTATCCAACACCTATACCCTCAACTTCAGTTATGGCTCTGGGCTGGTGGCCGATGGTACAGGGATTTTGCTGAACAATGAGATGGATGATTTCTCAGCCAAACCCGGCACCCCCAACGGTTATGGCCTAGTGGGCGGTGAAGCCAACTCGGTACAGGGCAACAAGCGGCCACTGAGCTCCATGAGCCCGACCATGATAATGAAAGACGGTCAGCCGTTTCTGGTTACCGGCAGCCCGGGTGGCGCCAGGATCATTACCACAGTGCTGCAGATCATCATGAATGTGATTGACCACGACCTGAATATCGCCGAAGCCAGCTTTGCGCCGCGAATGCATCACCAGTGGCTGCCGGATGAAATTCGGGTTGAGCGCAGCCTCAATGGTGACACCATAGCGCTGCTGGAAGCCATGGGCCACCAGGTCAAGGTCAAAAGTTCCATGGGCAGCACCCAGAGCATTATGGTGACCGAAGAAGGTAAATTTGGTGCATCTGACCCGCGCCGTGCCGGCAGCGAAGCGGCGGGCTACTGA
- a CDS encoding putative Ig domain-containing protein, translating to MKKTTLLAASIALALAGCGGSDNNDNPTAKSFSVTAIDGYLVNADVYAGENCQTKVATTGKGGIARIDGQYQGQTLCVKAVADKTMDESRGLVKKNFELKAPASKDANSQVISPLTDLVVKHMDANQGVSKADAEQAVSAQFAELKAEPELLFGDYLAKSSANKVAQALNIVGETLVSHQGLAEAHLQRLVEDVAAKVEAGDKLDDYEPVITPEGGVESNHRPHIALSQTELDKLTQIEVELGQPMTAVDLSAAFADKDNDSFTLSLMEEDGNIALETLGLAFDAKTGVLSGTPKVAGEIELHAYATDSKGARSYPLEIEIEVSSINHAPVINPAEKAELEAELARMSLTVGNQIDQVIDLDELFGDQDKDQLTFSAMTDMQGIALKIEQGDSLRLSGKPLVAGDFVITVTVNDGKHAAVKTDLKVKVADNGVEPEPKHPLEGKTWFTTEWGSADENDDGVMQVWCDTLEFKNGSVLRNVRTQDNLSECSATATVEVSTYIINELGQMVLEYGDDEGVEHQETIKLNDAIAGVGDNAKVLQLWDGRYTLFSKADDVEKRLDIESDDDAQGRMFTAELPAATEATYQLGHLTMQMTAADNGGAKVGLYFDVPNTDFSCDEVREFYDLNLSYEGMEYRIPAYLFPGEENSIEYCQAQFDIEQPVVGKIYSVIGHVTEEDAGLVEEIKANIQWTGTGNNE from the coding sequence ATGAAGAAGACGACTTTGCTTGCAGCGTCAATTGCACTGGCACTGGCCGGTTGCGGCGGCAGCGACAACAATGACAACCCCACAGCCAAATCATTTTCGGTCACAGCCATTGATGGTTATCTGGTGAATGCCGACGTTTATGCCGGCGAAAACTGCCAAACCAAAGTGGCGACAACCGGCAAAGGCGGTATTGCCCGGATCGATGGCCAATATCAGGGACAAACACTGTGTGTTAAGGCTGTTGCCGACAAGACCATGGATGAAAGCCGCGGCTTGGTGAAAAAAAACTTTGAGCTCAAGGCCCCGGCAAGCAAAGATGCCAACAGCCAAGTGATCAGCCCGCTGACCGACTTGGTTGTCAAGCATATGGATGCCAACCAAGGTGTATCCAAGGCGGATGCCGAACAAGCCGTGTCGGCTCAATTTGCAGAACTTAAAGCCGAACCAGAGCTGCTGTTTGGTGACTATCTGGCCAAGAGTAGTGCCAACAAGGTCGCTCAAGCGCTGAACATTGTCGGCGAGACGCTGGTTAGCCATCAGGGCCTGGCTGAAGCGCATCTGCAACGCTTGGTTGAAGATGTGGCTGCCAAGGTAGAAGCCGGTGACAAACTCGACGACTACGAGCCGGTGATCACCCCAGAAGGCGGTGTAGAGTCCAACCACAGGCCTCATATTGCCTTGAGCCAGACTGAGCTGGACAAGCTGACCCAAATTGAAGTGGAACTGGGTCAGCCGATGACTGCCGTAGATTTGTCAGCCGCTTTTGCCGACAAGGACAACGACAGCTTCACTCTGAGCCTGATGGAGGAAGATGGCAACATAGCACTGGAAACCCTGGGCCTGGCATTCGATGCCAAAACAGGCGTACTCAGCGGTACACCTAAGGTAGCCGGTGAAATTGAGCTGCACGCTTACGCCACCGACAGCAAGGGCGCCCGCTCATACCCACTGGAAATTGAGATTGAAGTCAGCAGTATCAACCATGCTCCTGTCATCAACCCGGCTGAAAAAGCCGAACTGGAAGCTGAACTGGCACGCATGTCGCTGACAGTAGGCAATCAAATCGATCAGGTGATTGACCTGGATGAGCTGTTTGGCGATCAGGATAAAGATCAACTGACCTTCAGCGCCATGACGGATATGCAAGGTATCGCCCTGAAAATTGAGCAAGGTGACTCATTGCGTTTGTCCGGCAAGCCTCTGGTTGCCGGCGACTTTGTGATCACTGTGACAGTCAATGACGGCAAACATGCAGCTGTGAAGACCGACCTCAAAGTCAAGGTTGCCGATAACGGTGTCGAACCAGAGCCCAAACATCCGCTGGAAGGCAAAACCTGGTTCACTACAGAATGGGGTTCTGCCGACGAGAACGACGACGGTGTGATGCAAGTATGGTGCGACACTCTGGAGTTCAAAAACGGCTCTGTGCTGCGTAATGTCCGCACTCAAGACAACCTCAGCGAATGTTCCGCCACTGCAACCGTGGAAGTCTCCACTTATATCATTAATGAACTAGGCCAAATGGTGCTGGAGTACGGCGATGATGAAGGTGTTGAACATCAGGAAACCATCAAGCTGAACGACGCCATTGCCGGTGTCGGTGACAATGCCAAAGTGCTGCAACTATGGGACGGTCGCTATACCCTGTTCAGCAAAGCCGATGATGTAGAAAAACGTCTGGATATTGAGTCTGATGACGATGCCCAAGGTCGTATGTTTACAGCGGAGCTGCCGGCGGCCACGGAAGCGACCTATCAGCTCGGTCACCTGACCATGCAGATGACAGCTGCGGATAATGGCGGCGCCAAGGTGGGGCTCTACTTCGATGTGCCCAACACCGACTTCAGCTGTGATGAGGTAAGGGAGTTTTACGACCTCAACCTCAGCTACGAAGGTATGGAATATCGCATTCCTGCCTATCTGTTCCCCGGTGAAGAAAATAGTATCGAATACTGCCAGGCGCAATTCGATATCGAGCAACCTGTTGTCGGCAAAATTTACAGTGTTATAGGTCATGTTACCGAAGAGGATGCCGGTCTGGTGGAAGAGATTAAAGCCAATATCCAATGGACAGGGACAGGCAATAACGAGTGA
- a CDS encoding methyl-accepting chemotaxis protein, producing MNIRDLSVVKKIWASYLVVFVVFAAVAILLVLSLSALNQNIKVLTDKSLPSVAILKGIQVDITKVRKDEFSLLPNIDNPQIGEWLQGLDKLRADVQAGIVAYEALELSRQEQNAFKAFKDTWNQYIQETRSYNELLKKGDATTANQVILSSFDTYSRALTSLDNTLGLNDELINKISDDVQHEASLTQYGAAIGALIIIMVIALSSTLLSRAICRPIDRALKFAAKIAKGQLNNAIDEQALTKDELGTLLKELVTMQANLHSLVSEISDSTIQLTAAVEEVSAISAQNASSMQNQQSELSSVASAMTQMQAAVAEVAQNTEAGATSAYSATEVAKQGTATLQRTVAVIEQVSKSIQQSDLLARELESSSNNINMVVDVIRGIAEQTNLLALNAAIEAARAGEQGRGFAVVADEVRSLAQRTQDSTSQIVDIVNQLQENSSKIGLSSQECQTGITQCVEQVNEAGNQITEIEHSVENIAQMSTQIATACSEQNAVSEELNRSVDHINNVSTEMAEGASQTAIACQEISNLTHSLKARMEVFKL from the coding sequence ATGAATATTAGAGACTTAAGTGTCGTTAAAAAAATATGGGCGAGTTACCTGGTCGTCTTTGTGGTATTTGCTGCTGTAGCCATATTATTGGTACTGAGCCTGTCGGCATTGAACCAAAATATCAAGGTGCTGACCGACAAGAGCCTGCCTTCGGTGGCCATATTGAAAGGTATCCAGGTCGATATCACCAAGGTTCGAAAAGATGAGTTTTCACTGCTTCCCAATATAGATAACCCGCAAATAGGTGAATGGCTGCAAGGGCTGGATAAACTGAGAGCCGACGTTCAGGCGGGCATAGTCGCCTACGAAGCTTTGGAACTGAGCAGGCAAGAGCAGAACGCTTTTAAAGCCTTTAAAGACACCTGGAATCAATACATTCAGGAAACCCGTTCCTATAATGAACTATTGAAAAAAGGTGATGCGACAACCGCCAATCAGGTGATCCTCTCCAGCTTTGATACCTATTCCCGCGCCTTGACGAGTCTCGACAATACCTTGGGGCTCAATGATGAATTAATCAATAAAATCAGTGATGACGTTCAGCATGAAGCCTCATTGACCCAGTACGGTGCTGCCATAGGCGCGCTCATCATCATAATGGTGATAGCCCTCTCCTCTACCTTGCTCTCGCGGGCAATTTGCCGCCCCATAGACAGGGCCCTGAAATTCGCCGCCAAGATAGCCAAGGGACAACTGAATAACGCCATAGATGAGCAGGCCCTGACCAAGGATGAGCTGGGAACACTACTGAAAGAGTTGGTCACCATGCAGGCCAACCTCCACTCTCTGGTGTCTGAGATCAGCGACTCCACCATCCAACTGACCGCAGCGGTGGAGGAAGTGAGTGCCATTTCGGCGCAAAATGCCTCGAGTATGCAAAACCAGCAATCAGAGCTCAGCTCTGTCGCATCGGCCATGACCCAAATGCAGGCAGCAGTCGCCGAAGTGGCCCAAAACACCGAGGCCGGGGCAACGTCGGCCTATTCGGCAACCGAAGTGGCCAAACAAGGCACTGCTACCCTGCAACGCACAGTGGCGGTTATCGAGCAAGTGTCCAAGAGCATTCAGCAATCCGATCTATTGGCAAGGGAGCTGGAATCAAGCTCAAACAACATCAATATGGTGGTCGACGTTATTCGCGGCATCGCGGAACAAACCAACCTCCTGGCACTGAATGCCGCCATAGAAGCGGCTAGAGCCGGTGAGCAAGGACGTGGATTTGCCGTGGTCGCGGACGAAGTGCGCTCTTTGGCGCAGCGCACCCAGGATTCAACCTCGCAAATTGTCGACATCGTCAATCAACTGCAGGAAAACAGCAGCAAAATCGGTCTTTCCAGCCAAGAATGTCAGACGGGTATCACCCAATGCGTAGAGCAGGTTAACGAAGCCGGAAACCAAATAACCGAAATAGAGCATTCGGTGGAAAACATCGCCCAAATGAGTACTCAAATTGCTACCGCCTGCAGTGAGCAAAATGCGGTATCGGAAGAGTTGAACCGCAGTGTCGACCATATCAATAACGTGTCGACCGAAATGGCCGAAGGGGCATCGCAAACGGCCATAGCGTGCCAGGAGATCAGCAACTTAACCCATAGCCTCAAAGCCAGGATGGAAGTATTCAAGCTCTGA